The proteins below are encoded in one region of Silene latifolia isolate original U9 population chromosome 2, ASM4854445v1, whole genome shotgun sequence:
- the LOC141643087 gene encoding protein HESO1-like, translating to MSTQHVLEGTLAEILRVINPSRTDFETRMRIIDELRDVVCSLENLKGATVEPFGSFLYQLFSRWGDLDISIELSNGSHILVPAKKHKQKLLGDVLRALRKTGSFRRLQFVSHARVPILKLESKFQNISCDISINNLSGHMKSKFLLWISLIDQRFRDMVLLVKEWAKANAINNPRDGTFNSYSLALLVIFHFQTCDPAILPPLKDLYPGNMADELIGVRADMERRIKDIADSNIARFRKERRPNFSSLSELFITFLGKFLDISTRTEEQGICTYSGQWENVFMNTRWLPKTHPIIIEDPFEQPENTARAVSRSQLTRIAEAFRNTYNLLSDPYQGRITLIPSLVAPEIINFFPGVPFLNLRADVRPYPWSNQNASHGNYSSSQFQHHFHKTLQVNQPKIFKGQNGKQPSLGQGPRERPGSQHQSVDRQKTGQQWPGEAQTVGPPNTRTLQHQRVDRQKTGQQWPGQAQTVGPPNTRTLQHQSVDRQRTGQQWQAQAQTVGPPNTRSLQPTRNDNWASQGSLKASPAAQAPQVWRQKQFER from the exons atgagtaCACAACATGTGCTGGAGGGTACCCTTGCTGAAATTCTTCGTGTCATCAACCCCTCGAGGACGGACTTTGAGACAAGAATGCGGATTATTGATGAATTACGAGATGTTGTATGTTCGCTTGAAAATCTGAAAG GAGCCACTGTGGAACCATTCGGGTCTTTCTTGTATCAGCTCTTTTCACGGTGGGGAGATTTGGATATCTCAATTGAGTTGTCGAATGGGTCACATATTTTAGTCCCTGCTAAAAAGCACAAGCAGAAGTTACTGGGAGATGTTCTAAGAGCATTACGGAAGACAG GCAGCTTTAGGAGGTTGCAGTTTGTGTCTCATGCCAGAGTCCCCATTCTGAAGCTTGAGAGCAAATTTCAGAACATCTCTTGTGACATCTCAATTAATAACTTGTCGGGACATATGAAGTCTAAATTTTTGCTTTGGATCAGTCTCATAGATCAACGTTTCCGTGATATGGTTTTGTTG GTCAAGGAGTGGGCAAAAGCAAATGCTATCAATAATCCAAGAGATGGGACATTTAACTCGTACTCACTGGCGTTACTTGTTATCTTCCATTTTCAG ACATGTGATCCCGCTATTTTGCCTCCATTAAAAGATTTGTATCCTGGGAACATGGCTGATGAACTTATAG GGGTAAGGGCTGATATGGAAAGGCGCATTAAAGACATAGCTGACAGCAATATAGCAAGGTTCAGGAAAGAGAGGAGACCTAATTTCAGCAGTCTGTCTGAGCTCTTCATTacattcctaggcaag TTTTTGGACATCAGTACAAGGACAGAAGAGCAAGGCATTTGCACATACAGCGGACAATGGGAGAACGTTTTTATGAATACCAGATGGCTCCCCAAAACTCATCCCATTATT ATTGAAGATCCTTTCGAACAACCTGAGAACACTGCAAGAGCTGTTTCCCGATCTCAGCTTACGAGAATAGCTGAAGCATTTAGAAACACTTACAACTTGCTTAGTGATCCATACCAGGGTCGTATTACTCTCATCCCCTCGTTAGTAGCGCCTGAGATAATTAATTTTTTTCCCGGAGTTCCGTTTCTAAATTTAAGAGCTGATGTTAGGCCCTATCCATGGTCAAATCAAAATGCATCGCATGGCAACTATTCATCCTCACAGTTTCAACATCACTTTCATAAGACATTGCAAGTGAATCAGCCCAAAATCTTCAAGGGACAAAATGGTAAACAACCATCTCTCGGACAGGGGCCAAGGGAGAGACCTGGAAGCCAGCATCAAAGTGTGGATCGACAAAAAACAGGTCAGCAATGGCCAGGGGAAGCTCAGACAGTTGGGCCTCCAAATACTCGCACCTTACAGCATCAAAGAGTGGACCGACAAAAAACAGGTCAGCAATGGCCAGGGCAAGCTCAGACAGTTGGGCCTCCAAATACTCGCACCTTACAGCATCAAAGTGTGGACCGACAAAGAACAGGTCAGCAATGGCAAGCCCAAGCTCAGACAGTTGGGCCTCCAAATACTCGCAGCTTACAGCCAACCCGCAATGACAATTGGGCTTCACAAGGGTCTTTAAAGGCGTCTCCAGCAGCACAAGCGCCACAAGTTTGGCGGCAAAAGCAATTTGAGAGGTGA